Proteins encoded by one window of Salvia splendens isolate huo1 chromosome 5, SspV2, whole genome shotgun sequence:
- the LOC121803830 gene encoding uncharacterized mitochondrial protein AtMg00810-like, giving the protein MFFGVVVYVDDMMTATNRLDLIEKFKDFLSEFFKYKDLGAPKYFLGLEIARNKEGILISQRKYAMDLIRDAGLLGCKPSSVPMDPINHLKQDTGNLMKEPSKYRRQIGRMLYLCITRPDITFVVHKLSQYVSNRVMNIGKPLRKCLDT; this is encoded by the coding sequence ATGTTCTTTGGAGTTGTTgtttatgttgatgacatgatgaCTGCCACAAATAGACTAGACTTGATAGAGAAATTCAAGGATTTCTTATCTGAGTTCTTCAAATACAAGGATTTAGGAGCACCAAAATATTTCCTTGGTCTTGAGATAGCAAGAAACAAAGAGGGAATTCTGATATCCCAAAGAAAGTATGCTATGGATCTAATTAGAGATGCAGGCTTGTTGGGATGCAAACCATCTTCGGTTCCTATGGATCCAATCAACCATCTGAAGCAAGATACTGGAAATCTTATGAAAGAGCCATCTAAATATAGGAGACAAATTGGAAGGATGCTCTATCTATGCATAACAAGGCCTGACATAACGTTTGTAGTCCACAAACTTAGTCAATATGTCTCTAACCGTGTGATGAACATTGGGAAGCCACTGAGAAAGTGCTTAGATACTTGA
- the LOC121804984 gene encoding probable cyclic nucleotide-gated ion channel 20, chloroplastic isoform X2, whose protein sequence is MSSYERDEIPMLPAAYLQSDAGDDSGSRGLSTRRSASMSVPSNSMDSTEYEPSLVGFTGPLRNPRRAPNTQMSSPLYANRNQEFVFQPPKGTLRQKATEPKLDGAANNDWSAENYGGMNEHLLKSGQLGMCNDPYCTTCPMYYNVKGRTKPSRKTEIFDAKDNKCIVLNWPMTTAMIVLRSMTDFIYLLHIFLQFRLAYVAPESRVAGSGDLVDDPKLIARNYLRGCFAIDFFIVLPLPQIIILLVLPGSIGASGANYAKNLLRAAILIQYIPRLWRFLPLVAGPSPTGFIFESAWANFVINLVTFVLASHVVGSCWYLFGLQRVNQCFRDACSYSNITECTKFIDCGHGNANERFAGNSEDWDMWKNNENASACFGKGGFDFGIYETAVSLTTHRSLLKRYVYSLFWGFQQISTLAGNQVPSYFEWEVLFTMSIIGTGLLLFALLIGNMQNFLQALGRRRLEMSLRRRDVEQWMSHRRLPEDLRRLVRDSERYSWAATRGVNEERLMENLPEDLQREIRCHLFKFVKKVRIFQILHEPIIDAIREKLKTKTYIKGSNIMVRGGLVDKMVFIIRGEMVNKGEDGSESFLTEGGVCGEELLTWCLEHSSVNKDVKRRIPGPRLLSNRKVTCLTNVEAFVLRCADLEEVTSLFARFLKSPRVQGAIRYGSLYWRTRAARQIQVAWKYRMKRINRADSA, encoded by the exons ATGAGTTCTTATGAAAGAGATGAGATACCTATGCTTCCAGCTGCATACTTACAGTCAGATGCTGGGGATGACTCTGGTAGTAGAGGATTGTCAACCAGAAGAAGTGCTTCGATGTCTGTCCCTTCAAACTCTATGGATTCCACTGAATATGAGCCAAGTCTGGTGGGTTTCACCGGTCCTTTGAGAAATCCAAGACGGGCTCCTAATACACAGATGAGCAGTCCTTTATATGCGAACCGCAACCAGGAGTTTGTCTTTCAACCTCCCAAAGGTACACTACGCCAAAAGGCGACAGAGCCCAAACTAGATGGGGCTGCCAATAATGATTGGTCAGCGGAGAATTATGGGGGTATGAATGAGCATCTTTTGAAGTCAGGGCAACTGGGGATGTGCAATGATCCTTACTGCACAACATGTCCAATGTATTACAATGTTAAGGGGCGCACAAAGCCTTCAAGAAAAACAGAGATATTTGATGCAAAG GATAATAAGTGCATAGTACTAAATTGGCCGATGACAACAGCAATGATCGTCTTGAGAAGCATGACTGACTTCATTTACTTGCTCCATATATTCCTTCAG TTCAGGCTAGCTTATGTTGCTCCCGAGTCCAGAGTTGCTGGATCTGGAGATTTAGTCGACGACCCTAAATTGATTGCTCGTAATTATCTCCGTGGATGCTTTGCTATTGATTTCTTCATTGTACTGCCCCTGCCACAG ATAATTATATTATTGGTCTTACCCGGTTCAATTGGAGCATCTGGTGCAAATTATGCAAAAAATCTTCTTCGAGCAGCAATCCTCATACAGTATATTCCAAGGCTGTGGAGATTCTTACCTTTAGTTGCTGGTCCATCTCCAACTGGCTTCATCTTTGAATCAGCATGGGCAAATTTTGTCATCAATCTTGTTACCTTTGTTTTGGCAAGCCATGTAGTCGGCTCGTGTTGGTATCTCTTTGGCCTACAG AGGGTCAATCAATGTTTTCGAGACGCTTGTAGTTACAGCAACATTACGGAGTGTACAAAATTCATCGACTGCGGACACGGAAATGCTAACGAGAGGTTCGCGGGGAATAGTGAAGATTGGGATATGTGGAAGAACAATGAGAATGCAAGTGCTTGTTTCGGGAAAGGAGGTTTTGACTTTGGGATTTATGAGACTGCTGTCAGTCTAACCACTCATAGAAGTTTACTTAAAAGATATGTGTACTCGTTGTTTTGGGGGTTCCAG CAAATTAGTACCCTTGCGGGAAATCAAGTTCCGAGCTACTTTGAGTGGGAAGTTCTTTTCACCATGTCTATCATAGGGACTGGTCTCCTGCTTTTTGCTTTGCTTATTGGGAATATGCAGAATTTTCTCCAGGCTCTTGGGCGCAG gAGGTTAGAAATGTCTCTCAGACGCCGTGATGTTGAGCAGTGGATGAGTCATCGTCGCTTGCCTGAAGATCTACGAAG GCTAGTTCGAGATTCAGAGCGTTATTCTTGGGCTGCAACGAGAGGTGTAAACGAAGAAAGGCTAATGGAAAACTTACCAGAAGATCTGCAACGAGAAATAAGGTGCCATCTCTTCAAGTTTGTCAAGAAA GTCCGGATTTTCCAAATACTGCATGAACCAATCATAGACGCCATACGTGAGAAGCTGAAGACTAAAACATATATCAAAGGCAGTAACATCATGGTTCGTGGTGGCCTTGTTGACAAAATGGTTTTCATAATCCGGGGAGAGATGGTGAACAAGGGAGAAGACGGGAGTGAGTCTTTTTTAACCGAAGGGGGTGTCTGTGGAGAAGAACTTCTTACCTGGTGCCTCGAGCATTCTTCCGTAAATAAAG ATGTGAAGCGTAGGATCCCGGGACCTAGATTGTTGAGCAACAGGAAGGTAACGTGCCTGACAAACGTCGAAGCCTTTGTCCTGCGCTGTGCTGATCTTGAAGAAGTGACGAGTCTGTTCGCAAGATTCTTGAAAAGTCCACGGGTTCAGGGTGCCATCAG GTACGGGTCCCTCTACTGGCGCACGCGTGCAGCCAGACAAATCCAGGTGGCGTGGAAGTACAGAATGAAGCGGATAAACCGCGCAGACTCCGCGTAA
- the LOC121804984 gene encoding probable cyclic nucleotide-gated ion channel 20, chloroplastic isoform X1 — MSSYERDEIPMLPAAYLQSDAGDDSGSRGLSTRRSASMSVPSNSMDSTEYEPSLVGFTGPLRNPRRAPNTQMSSPLYANRNQEFVFQPPKGTLRQKATEPKLDGAANNDWSAENYGGMNEHLLKSGQLGMCNDPYCTTCPMYYNVKGRTKPSRKTEIFDAKFHNMIHGDGKGWAKRMWSFLYPYIGTVMNPHNEHVQRWNQFFVLACSFAVFLDPLFFFLLFVQQDNKCIVLNWPMTTAMIVLRSMTDFIYLLHIFLQFRLAYVAPESRVAGSGDLVDDPKLIARNYLRGCFAIDFFIVLPLPQIIILLVLPGSIGASGANYAKNLLRAAILIQYIPRLWRFLPLVAGPSPTGFIFESAWANFVINLVTFVLASHVVGSCWYLFGLQRVNQCFRDACSYSNITECTKFIDCGHGNANERFAGNSEDWDMWKNNENASACFGKGGFDFGIYETAVSLTTHRSLLKRYVYSLFWGFQQISTLAGNQVPSYFEWEVLFTMSIIGTGLLLFALLIGNMQNFLQALGRRRLEMSLRRRDVEQWMSHRRLPEDLRRLVRDSERYSWAATRGVNEERLMENLPEDLQREIRCHLFKFVKKVRIFQILHEPIIDAIREKLKTKTYIKGSNIMVRGGLVDKMVFIIRGEMVNKGEDGSESFLTEGGVCGEELLTWCLEHSSVNKDVKRRIPGPRLLSNRKVTCLTNVEAFVLRCADLEEVTSLFARFLKSPRVQGAIRYGSLYWRTRAARQIQVAWKYRMKRINRADSA; from the exons ATGAGTTCTTATGAAAGAGATGAGATACCTATGCTTCCAGCTGCATACTTACAGTCAGATGCTGGGGATGACTCTGGTAGTAGAGGATTGTCAACCAGAAGAAGTGCTTCGATGTCTGTCCCTTCAAACTCTATGGATTCCACTGAATATGAGCCAAGTCTGGTGGGTTTCACCGGTCCTTTGAGAAATCCAAGACGGGCTCCTAATACACAGATGAGCAGTCCTTTATATGCGAACCGCAACCAGGAGTTTGTCTTTCAACCTCCCAAAGGTACACTACGCCAAAAGGCGACAGAGCCCAAACTAGATGGGGCTGCCAATAATGATTGGTCAGCGGAGAATTATGGGGGTATGAATGAGCATCTTTTGAAGTCAGGGCAACTGGGGATGTGCAATGATCCTTACTGCACAACATGTCCAATGTATTACAATGTTAAGGGGCGCACAAAGCCTTCAAGAAAAACAGAGATATTTGATGCAAAG TTTCACAATATGATACATGGAGATGGGAAAGGTTGGGCTAAGAGAATGTGGTCCTTTCTGTACCCTTATATTGGAACAGTTATGAACCCCCACAATGAACATGTTCAACGGTGGAACCAGTTCTTTGTCCTTGCTTGCTCGTTTGCAGTTTTTTTGGACCCATTGTTCTTTTTCCTGTTATTTGTGCAGCAG GATAATAAGTGCATAGTACTAAATTGGCCGATGACAACAGCAATGATCGTCTTGAGAAGCATGACTGACTTCATTTACTTGCTCCATATATTCCTTCAG TTCAGGCTAGCTTATGTTGCTCCCGAGTCCAGAGTTGCTGGATCTGGAGATTTAGTCGACGACCCTAAATTGATTGCTCGTAATTATCTCCGTGGATGCTTTGCTATTGATTTCTTCATTGTACTGCCCCTGCCACAG ATAATTATATTATTGGTCTTACCCGGTTCAATTGGAGCATCTGGTGCAAATTATGCAAAAAATCTTCTTCGAGCAGCAATCCTCATACAGTATATTCCAAGGCTGTGGAGATTCTTACCTTTAGTTGCTGGTCCATCTCCAACTGGCTTCATCTTTGAATCAGCATGGGCAAATTTTGTCATCAATCTTGTTACCTTTGTTTTGGCAAGCCATGTAGTCGGCTCGTGTTGGTATCTCTTTGGCCTACAG AGGGTCAATCAATGTTTTCGAGACGCTTGTAGTTACAGCAACATTACGGAGTGTACAAAATTCATCGACTGCGGACACGGAAATGCTAACGAGAGGTTCGCGGGGAATAGTGAAGATTGGGATATGTGGAAGAACAATGAGAATGCAAGTGCTTGTTTCGGGAAAGGAGGTTTTGACTTTGGGATTTATGAGACTGCTGTCAGTCTAACCACTCATAGAAGTTTACTTAAAAGATATGTGTACTCGTTGTTTTGGGGGTTCCAG CAAATTAGTACCCTTGCGGGAAATCAAGTTCCGAGCTACTTTGAGTGGGAAGTTCTTTTCACCATGTCTATCATAGGGACTGGTCTCCTGCTTTTTGCTTTGCTTATTGGGAATATGCAGAATTTTCTCCAGGCTCTTGGGCGCAG gAGGTTAGAAATGTCTCTCAGACGCCGTGATGTTGAGCAGTGGATGAGTCATCGTCGCTTGCCTGAAGATCTACGAAG GCTAGTTCGAGATTCAGAGCGTTATTCTTGGGCTGCAACGAGAGGTGTAAACGAAGAAAGGCTAATGGAAAACTTACCAGAAGATCTGCAACGAGAAATAAGGTGCCATCTCTTCAAGTTTGTCAAGAAA GTCCGGATTTTCCAAATACTGCATGAACCAATCATAGACGCCATACGTGAGAAGCTGAAGACTAAAACATATATCAAAGGCAGTAACATCATGGTTCGTGGTGGCCTTGTTGACAAAATGGTTTTCATAATCCGGGGAGAGATGGTGAACAAGGGAGAAGACGGGAGTGAGTCTTTTTTAACCGAAGGGGGTGTCTGTGGAGAAGAACTTCTTACCTGGTGCCTCGAGCATTCTTCCGTAAATAAAG ATGTGAAGCGTAGGATCCCGGGACCTAGATTGTTGAGCAACAGGAAGGTAACGTGCCTGACAAACGTCGAAGCCTTTGTCCTGCGCTGTGCTGATCTTGAAGAAGTGACGAGTCTGTTCGCAAGATTCTTGAAAAGTCCACGGGTTCAGGGTGCCATCAG GTACGGGTCCCTCTACTGGCGCACGCGTGCAGCCAGACAAATCCAGGTGGCGTGGAAGTACAGAATGAAGCGGATAAACCGCGCAGACTCCGCGTAA